The following coding sequences are from one Natrarchaeobaculum sulfurireducens window:
- the mdh gene encoding malate dehydrogenase, producing the protein MTKVSVVGAAGTVGAAAGYNIALRDIADELVFVDIPDQEDTTIGQAADTNHGAAYDSNTTVRQGGYEDTEGSDVVVITAGIPRQPGQTRIDLAGDNAPIMEDIGSSIAEYNDDYVTVTTSNPVDLLNRHLYETGDRAREKVVGFGGRLDSARFRYVIAQRYDAPVQNVDATILGEHGDAQVPAFSKVRVNGQDLDFSDEEKDELLEELQTSAMNVIEKKGATQWGPATGVAHTVEAILRDTGEVLPCSVTLEGEYGHEDTAFGVPCKLGKNGIEEVVEWDLSEFERDQLGEAAEKLSDQYEKIS; encoded by the coding sequence ATGACGAAAGTTAGCGTAGTTGGCGCGGCCGGGACGGTCGGGGCCGCTGCAGGCTACAACATCGCACTTCGGGACATCGCAGATGAACTCGTCTTCGTGGACATTCCGGATCAGGAAGACACGACGATCGGCCAGGCAGCCGACACGAACCACGGTGCGGCCTACGATTCGAACACGACGGTTCGCCAGGGCGGCTACGAGGACACCGAAGGCTCCGACGTCGTCGTCATCACCGCCGGCATCCCACGCCAGCCGGGCCAGACCCGTATCGATCTGGCGGGCGACAACGCGCCGATTATGGAGGACATCGGCTCGTCGATCGCCGAGTACAACGACGACTACGTCACCGTCACCACGTCGAACCCCGTCGACCTGCTCAACCGCCACCTCTACGAGACCGGCGACCGCGCCCGCGAGAAAGTGGTCGGCTTCGGCGGCCGACTCGACTCCGCACGCTTTCGCTACGTCATCGCCCAGCGCTACGACGCCCCCGTCCAGAACGTCGACGCGACGATCCTCGGCGAACACGGCGACGCACAGGTCCCCGCCTTCTCGAAGGTGCGCGTAAACGGCCAGGACCTCGACTTTTCCGACGAGGAGAAAGACGAACTCCTAGAAGAACTCCAGACCTCGGCGATGAACGTCATCGAGAAGAAAGGCGCGACCCAGTGGGGCCCAGCGACGGGCGTCGCTCACACCGTCGAGGCCATCCTCCGTGACACCGGCGAAGTGCTGCCCTGCAGCGTCACGCTCGAGGGCGAGTACGGCCACGAGGACACCGCCTTCGGCGTCCCGTGTAAGCTCGGGAAAAACGGTATCGAAGAGGTCGTCGAGTGGGACCTCTCGGAGTTCGAACGAGACCAGCTCGGTGAGGCTGCCGAGAAGCTCTCCGACCAGTACGAGAAGATCTCGTAA
- a CDS encoding APC family permease has product MSESTHGLEKTLGSKETLILSFGAMIGWGWIILAGDWIDSGGPHGAIVAFVAGAIVVSFVAIIYSELASAMPLVGGAQVYSLRALGPIGSFLCTWALIFGYVTVAAFEAVALPSAMAFIIPGFDAFPLWNVAGEPVYATWIVVGVLGTVAMTFLNYIGIRIAAQFQIIMTVVIALAGVMLVASAVTSGQPSPDPSFGAGTAGIFAVILMTPFMFVGFDVIPQSAEEADIPARTLGLLILLSVGMAALFYMAVIWGSSRALPGAELVDSTLPAAEAMGVLYDSTTVGQIMALAGIAGILTSWNAFIIGGSRALFALAEAGMLPKWLSTVHPTYNTPSNAILLIGALSVLAPFFGEQMLTWIVNAGGIGIVVAWFFVVLSFLILRYREPEMDRPYKVPGGYLTGIIGLILTGVFVTLYLPGGQSALLWPYEWAIVLLWCAFGVVLYALSGDSPVDSSDEVVEKMSALSDD; this is encoded by the coding sequence ATGTCAGAATCTACTCACGGGTTGGAAAAGACGTTAGGGAGCAAGGAGACGCTTATTCTCTCTTTCGGGGCGATGATCGGCTGGGGATGGATTATTCTCGCCGGCGACTGGATCGACTCGGGCGGCCCGCACGGGGCGATCGTCGCGTTCGTCGCCGGGGCAATCGTCGTCAGTTTCGTCGCGATCATCTACAGCGAACTCGCGTCGGCGATGCCGCTCGTCGGTGGGGCACAGGTGTATAGCCTCAGGGCGCTGGGACCAATCGGCTCGTTTCTCTGTACGTGGGCACTCATTTTCGGATACGTCACTGTCGCGGCTTTCGAGGCGGTTGCGTTGCCCTCGGCGATGGCGTTTATCATCCCCGGATTCGACGCGTTCCCGCTCTGGAACGTCGCTGGCGAACCGGTGTACGCCACGTGGATCGTCGTCGGCGTACTGGGAACGGTCGCGATGACGTTCCTGAACTACATCGGCATCCGCATCGCCGCCCAGTTCCAGATCATCATGACCGTCGTCATCGCACTGGCCGGTGTCATGCTGGTCGCCAGCGCAGTCACGAGCGGCCAGCCGTCACCTGATCCCTCGTTCGGTGCCGGTACCGCCGGCATCTTCGCCGTCATCTTGATGACCCCCTTCATGTTCGTCGGCTTTGATGTCATCCCGCAGTCGGCCGAGGAAGCCGACATTCCCGCCCGAACGCTGGGACTATTGATCTTGCTGTCGGTCGGGATGGCCGCGCTGTTTTACATGGCCGTCATCTGGGGCTCGAGTCGTGCCCTTCCGGGTGCCGAACTCGTCGACAGTACGCTGCCTGCCGCCGAGGCGATGGGTGTCCTCTACGACAGCACCACTGTCGGCCAGATCATGGCCCTGGCGGGTATCGCGGGGATTCTGACGAGTTGGAACGCGTTCATCATCGGCGGGAGTCGAGCGCTGTTCGCTCTCGCCGAAGCCGGGATGCTCCCGAAGTGGCTCTCGACGGTCCACCCCACGTACAACACGCCCAGTAACGCAATTTTGCTGATCGGTGCCCTGTCGGTACTCGCGCCGTTTTTCGGCGAGCAGATGCTGACGTGGATCGTCAACGCCGGCGGGATCGGCATCGTCGTCGCCTGGTTCTTCGTCGTCCTCTCGTTCCTGATCTTGCGATACCGTGAGCCGGAGATGGACCGCCCGTACAAGGTTCCTGGCGGCTACCTCACCGGTATCATCGGGCTGATACTGACTGGGGTCTTCGTCACGCTCTATCTCCCCGGCGGCCAATCCGCACTGCTATGGCCCTACGAGTGGGCCATCGTCCTCCTCTGGTGTGCGTTCGGGGTCGTCCTCTACGCGCTCTCCGGCGATTCACCGGTCGACTCCTCGGACGAAGTCGTCGAGAAGATGAGCGCGCTGAGCGACGACTAG
- a CDS encoding ferredoxin gives MRIEFDEDTCIGMFQCVAEWDAFEKDKSRGKAVLEDATEIEDGVFAREVPEDAELDAKFAARTCPVDAIVIYDDDGEQLIP, from the coding sequence ATGCGAATCGAATTCGACGAGGACACGTGTATCGGAATGTTCCAGTGTGTCGCCGAGTGGGATGCCTTCGAGAAGGACAAATCGCGCGGAAAGGCGGTCCTCGAGGACGCAACGGAGATCGAAGACGGCGTTTTCGCTCGTGAAGTGCCCGAGGACGCAGAACTCGACGCGAAGTTCGCCGCTCGTACGTGTCCGGTCGATGCGATCGTGATCTACGACGACGATGGCGAGCAGTTGATCCCCTAG
- a CDS encoding Lrp/AsnC family transcriptional regulator, with product MDEKDIRILKAAAAAGTDSAVAIHEHTGIPKSTVHYRLKQLREEGVVKNDLLEVDLSKIGLEIAIISEVYAEFGEGYHDDVGEKLANIEGVNQVYFTMGDTDFVLVAHATSRKMVETLVEEYESIDEVTRTSSKFVITTVKNETYPVNDFEVDTLVDALTDEDSS from the coding sequence ATGGACGAAAAAGATATCCGGATTCTCAAGGCGGCAGCGGCAGCGGGCACCGATAGCGCAGTGGCGATCCACGAACACACCGGGATCCCAAAGTCGACGGTTCACTACCGGCTCAAACAACTCCGAGAGGAGGGGGTCGTGAAAAACGACCTGCTCGAGGTGGATCTGTCGAAGATCGGCCTCGAGATCGCGATCATCAGCGAGGTGTACGCCGAGTTCGGCGAGGGCTATCACGACGACGTCGGCGAGAAACTCGCGAACATCGAGGGCGTCAACCAGGTTTACTTCACGATGGGCGATACGGACTTCGTCCTCGTCGCACACGCGACCAGTCGGAAGATGGTCGAGACCCTCGTCGAGGAGTACGAGTCGATCGACGAGGTGACGCGGACGAGTTCGAAGTTCGTGATCACGACCGTCAAAAACGAGACGTACCCGGTCAACGACTTCGAAGTCGACACCCTCGTCGACGCACTTACCGACGAGGATTCATCCTGA
- a CDS encoding ATP-dependent DNA helicase — MTIEELSGLPPGAVSHFRDEGIEALYPPQAEAVEAGALEGENLVAAVPTASGKTMIAALSMLSAVARGGKALYIVPLRALASEKQAEFEAYEEFGVTTGVTTGNYESTSDWLATKDIVVATSEKVDSLVRNGASWLSELTCVVSDEVHLIDDRNRGPTLEVTLAKLRRLNPGMQVVALSATVGNAGEIADWLDASLVDTDWRPIDLRMGVHYGNALNFDDGSTREVPVEGTEKQEAALVRDILQEGGSSLVFVNSRRNAEAAARRLGGVSSHELAEDERTDLADLAAEIRDDSDTETSTDLADCVERGSAFHHAGLSATQRSLVEDAFRDRLLKVISATPTLAAGVNTPARRVVVRDWRRFDPSAGGMAPLDVLEIHQMMGRAGRPGLDPYGEAVLLAKSHDESQELFDRYVWADPEAVRSKLAAEPALRTHVLATIASGFARTREGLLEFLEATLYASQSSEAGRLERVTDDVLAYLERNDFIERAPSGGSDRSSEPPREREGAEGGDDATSAFTAAADLADDAGTDEELEATSLGHTVSRLYLDPMSAAEIVHGLEGADERPTALGLYQLISRTPDMYELYLRSSEDETFGELYYERERELLGDAPSEFEESRFEDWLAALKTGKLLEDWADETDEETITERYKIGPGDLRGKVDTAEWLLGAAESLAREVDSEWTVAVREARARVEHGVGEELLELVSVGGVGRKRARRLYAADIEEPADLRTVDKGVVLGVLKGEKTAETILENAGREDPSMDGVEPIDPETGGVTRSSGEGRDDPDPGVESDESDDGQSSLGDF; from the coding sequence ATGACTATCGAGGAGCTGTCGGGGCTCCCGCCCGGGGCCGTCTCACACTTCCGGGACGAGGGGATCGAGGCACTCTACCCACCACAGGCCGAGGCAGTCGAGGCCGGAGCACTCGAGGGTGAAAACCTCGTCGCCGCCGTCCCCACCGCCAGCGGCAAGACGATGATCGCGGCCCTCTCGATGCTGTCGGCGGTCGCCCGCGGCGGGAAGGCGCTGTACATCGTCCCCCTGCGCGCCCTGGCAAGCGAGAAACAAGCCGAGTTCGAAGCCTACGAGGAGTTCGGCGTCACCACCGGCGTCACGACCGGGAACTACGAGAGCACCAGCGACTGGCTCGCGACGAAAGACATCGTCGTCGCGACCAGCGAGAAAGTCGACTCACTCGTGCGAAACGGTGCCAGCTGGCTCTCGGAGCTGACCTGTGTCGTCTCCGATGAGGTCCACCTCATCGACGACCGCAACCGGGGCCCGACGCTCGAGGTTACCCTGGCCAAACTCCGGCGACTGAACCCCGGGATGCAGGTCGTTGCACTCTCGGCGACCGTCGGCAACGCCGGCGAGATCGCCGACTGGCTCGACGCCTCGCTCGTCGATACGGACTGGCGACCGATCGACCTCCGGATGGGCGTCCACTACGGCAACGCGCTCAACTTCGACGACGGCTCGACCCGTGAAGTGCCCGTCGAGGGCACTGAGAAACAGGAAGCCGCGCTCGTCCGCGATATCCTCCAGGAGGGTGGCTCCTCGCTCGTGTTCGTCAACTCCCGACGGAATGCAGAGGCCGCAGCCCGCCGGCTTGGAGGGGTCTCGAGTCACGAACTGGCCGAGGACGAGCGTACCGATCTCGCCGACCTCGCCGCGGAGATCCGCGACGACAGCGACACCGAAACCAGCACGGACCTCGCCGATTGCGTCGAACGCGGCTCGGCCTTTCATCACGCGGGGCTCTCTGCGACCCAGCGGTCGCTCGTCGAAGACGCCTTCCGTGACCGCCTGCTGAAGGTTATCTCGGCGACACCCACCCTTGCAGCCGGCGTCAACACGCCCGCCCGCCGCGTCGTCGTCCGCGACTGGCGACGATTCGACCCAAGCGCTGGCGGGATGGCCCCCCTCGACGTCCTCGAGATCCACCAGATGATGGGACGAGCCGGCCGACCGGGGCTCGACCCCTACGGCGAGGCCGTCTTGCTGGCGAAGAGCCACGACGAGAGTCAGGAACTGTTCGACCGCTACGTCTGGGCCGATCCCGAAGCCGTTCGCTCGAAACTCGCGGCCGAACCCGCACTGCGAACGCACGTCCTCGCGACCATCGCCTCCGGCTTCGCCCGGACCCGTGAAGGCCTCCTCGAGTTCCTCGAGGCGACCCTCTATGCGAGTCAATCCTCGGAAGCGGGCCGACTCGAGCGCGTCACTGACGACGTGCTCGCGTATCTCGAGCGGAACGACTTCATCGAACGCGCACCGTCAGGTGGCTCGGATCGCTCGAGCGAGCCACCGCGAGAGCGCGAAGGGGCGGAAGGCGGCGACGACGCGACGAGCGCGTTTACCGCCGCTGCCGACCTCGCCGACGACGCTGGCACGGACGAAGAACTCGAGGCCACCAGCCTCGGTCACACCGTCTCGCGGCTCTACCTCGACCCGATGAGCGCCGCCGAGATCGTCCACGGGCTCGAGGGCGCTGACGAGCGACCGACTGCTCTCGGTCTCTACCAGCTCATCTCGCGCACCCCGGACATGTACGAACTCTACTTGCGCTCCAGTGAGGACGAGACATTCGGCGAACTCTACTACGAACGCGAGCGCGAGCTGCTCGGGGACGCCCCGAGCGAGTTCGAGGAGAGTCGCTTCGAAGACTGGCTCGCCGCGCTCAAGACCGGGAAACTGCTCGAGGACTGGGCCGACGAGACCGACGAGGAGACGATCACCGAGCGGTACAAGATCGGTCCCGGTGACCTGCGGGGCAAAGTCGACACCGCCGAGTGGCTGCTCGGGGCCGCCGAGTCGCTCGCCCGCGAGGTCGACAGCGAGTGGACCGTCGCCGTCCGCGAGGCCCGCGCCCGCGTCGAACACGGCGTCGGCGAAGAGCTACTAGAACTCGTCTCGGTGGGCGGCGTCGGTCGCAAGCGCGCCCGGCGGCTCTACGCGGCCGACATCGAGGAGCCCGCCGACCTGCGGACGGTCGACAAAGGGGTCGTCCTGGGCGTCCTGAAAGGGGAGAAAACGGCCGAAACGATCCTCGAGAACGCTGGCCGCGAGGACCCGTCGATGGACGGCGTCGAGCCGATCGATCCCGAAACGGGCGGTGTGACACGCTCGAGCGGCGAGGGCAGGGACGACCCCGACCCGGGCGTCGAATCGGACGAGTCGGACGACGGCCAGTCGAGCCTGGGTGATTTCTAA
- the cgi121 gene encoding KEOPS complex subunit Cgi121 — protein sequence MRVLECRLAVDDLDSFVADLGTIGERHGVTIQAFDAHYVADRDHLERAVELADRAIERGENIARDRAVEILLYAAGRRQIDRALEMGVGEGENRAVILIDAGPSDDADGDTDRETRAAAACEQVRGLDAIGSQEPTLERTDAETLCAFFDITEAERAATDASLSALVRERVALLEVEK from the coding sequence ATGCGGGTGCTCGAGTGTCGACTGGCCGTCGACGACCTCGATTCGTTCGTCGCCGATCTCGGCACGATCGGCGAGCGCCACGGCGTGACGATCCAGGCGTTCGACGCCCACTACGTCGCAGACCGCGATCACCTCGAGCGGGCCGTCGAACTCGCCGACCGAGCGATCGAACGCGGCGAGAACATCGCCCGCGACCGGGCGGTCGAAATCCTGCTGTACGCCGCCGGCCGTCGCCAGATCGACCGCGCCCTCGAGATGGGCGTCGGCGAGGGCGAAAACCGGGCTGTGATCCTAATCGACGCCGGACCGAGTGATGATGCCGACGGCGACACCGACCGCGAAACCAGAGCGGCTGCTGCTTGCGAGCAGGTCCGCGGGCTGGACGCCATCGGCTCGCAGGAACCGACGCTCGAGCGAACCGACGCCGAGACACTGTGTGCGTTCTTCGACATCACCGAGGCTGAGCGGGCCGCCACCGACGCGTCACTCTCCGCGCTCGTCCGTGAGCGGGTGGCCTTGCTCGAAGTCGAGAAGTAA
- a CDS encoding TIGR00725 family protein, with amino-acid sequence MSDRISVIGGGSIPDESRTVATAVGRELATRGLTVVCGGRGGTMEAVCRGAKAEGGSTIGILPGERREAANEYVDVAIATGLGHARNALVPLNGDAVIALSGGHGTLTELGFAGIYDRPVVGLGTHDVPGLETVETAEAAVDAVEAALES; translated from the coding sequence ATGAGCGATCGTATCAGCGTCATCGGCGGTGGGAGCATTCCGGATGAATCACGGACGGTCGCGACTGCGGTCGGTCGCGAGCTTGCTACTCGAGGATTGACGGTCGTCTGTGGAGGCCGTGGCGGGACGATGGAGGCCGTCTGTCGCGGCGCGAAAGCCGAGGGCGGCTCCACGATCGGAATCCTCCCCGGCGAGCGTCGCGAGGCGGCGAACGAATACGTCGACGTGGCCATCGCGACCGGCCTCGGCCACGCCCGAAACGCGCTCGTCCCGCTCAACGGTGACGCAGTTATCGCCCTCTCTGGCGGCCACGGCACGCTCACGGAACTCGGGTTCGCAGGCATCTACGACCGCCCGGTCGTCGGTCTCGGCACCCACGACGTTCCCGGCCTCGAGACCGTCGAGACGGCCGAAGCCGCCGTCGACGCCGTCGAGGCTGCCCTCGAGTCATGA